A genomic window from Etheostoma spectabile isolate EspeVRDwgs_2016 chromosome 13, UIUC_Espe_1.0, whole genome shotgun sequence includes:
- the c13h11orf54 gene encoding ester hydrolase C11orf54 homolog, whose translation MADISKTEKVRLHAPGLEELRGVLQAGLEDNFAEVQVSVVDCPDLTKEPFHFPVPGLCGKPRITDVGGVPYLVPLVQKHKEYNMNTLSKQLELPGAFVLGAAGAPIRIVGMNAELMPLVLTEAEGRPAVNSSYISSINPADGQCLQEKYSGKFSDCNFGLLGNLYACEGKSGKVLEVRAKKRTGSHSLVTAMRTTLGTHYPDRSLALGGTFIIQKGKAKIHIMPREFSVCPLNTNDDVNNWLKHFEVSAPLICQSVLVSRDPGLDLRVEHTHCFSHHGEGGHYYIDTTPDSVEYLGYFMPAEFVYRIDRPQETHGVGRD comes from the exons ATGGCAGATATCAGCAAGACCGAAAAAGTTCGGCTGCACGCGCCAGGTTTAGAGGAACTGCGTGGTG TGTTACAAGCAGGACTGGAAGACAACTTTGCTGAGGTTCAGGTGAGTGTTGTGGACTGTCCAGATCTCACCAAAGAGCCCTTCCACTTTCCTGTCCCAG GCTTGTGCGGAAAGCCTCGCATCACCGATGTTGGTGGCGTGCCGTACCTGGTCCCCTTGGTTCAAAAGCacaag GAATACAACATGAACACCCTGTCAAAGCAGCTGGAGCTGCCAGGAGCCTTCGTCCTCGGTGCAGCGGGTGCTCCCATCAGAATCGTTGGAATGAATGCAGAG CTGATGCCTCTGGTCCTGACCGAAGCAGAGGGAAGGCCTGCGGTGAACAGCAGCTACATCTCCTCCATCAACCCAGCTGATGGCCAGTGTCTGCAAGAAAAATATAGCGGCAAATTCTCAGACTGCAACTTCGGACTGCTGGGCAATCTGTACGCTTGTGAAGGGAAGTCTGGAAAG GTCCTGGAGGTGCGGGCCAAGAAGAGAACAGGAAGCCACAGTCTGGTGACAGCCATGAGGACCACGCTTGGAACTCACTACCCGGATAGAAGCCTGGCTCTGGGTGGCACCTTTATCATCCAGAAAGGAAAGGCTAAAATCCACATCATG CCAAGAGAGTTCTCGGTGTGCCCCCTTAACACCAACGATGACGTCAACAACTGGCTCAAGCACTTTGAAGTCAGCGCCCCCCTCATCTGCCAGTCAGTGCTGGTATCCAGGGACCct GGTTTGGACCTGCGTGTAGAGCACACCCACTGCTTCAGCCACCACGGAGAAGGTGGCCACTACTACATAGACACCACACCCGACAGTGTGGAGTACCTGGGCTACTTCATGCCTGCAGAGTTTGTGTACCGCATCGACAGGCCCCAAGAGACCCATGGAGTTGGACGGGACTGA
- the pho gene encoding trichohyalin has protein sequence MARVPGSLTRSRTRSDAMAEVVSAESYPAVLESSPPGYVEKISRYFESSVGHSKQDKVPVCNGPAEAESDSGDSLFLTQKSVPEAVRSRRQRRHSLRSTPISPRDLEEPSRSEDSPSSSSHEESKTDKGRRRKKYTLPKYHFPFLAKCKHRSTLLPVQNASLHHYVMGGFFNCVRDLWQGYQRPHLEPSLPTVDVDGQDLSPLSEEDEERPEDEDIKVVERKHFVAPSKAKSKQTWCKPVKQQRRGEAGTETPDRGGSSSRVRGQRERNDEHRNFTLRSKTPKRRLTRENQASDKEPGNYNDAVCEPRKPQRKHSTPKTTVTEPQTDVSHVEDLFQAGQAGDRPERPSLPHSLSDLLIDPNNDSIRDEAQVKKRKKKKRGHHGSGDGGQSQSQEEPGGLHAGTSVNMDVEETPGPSGDNRAETPATQASDQVEYNERNGTENMSRDDKILSQEERDMLDSKHKRKKRKKNKSSSDVRQDVDGSFESDVRAEESVFTVSCNMKDGSKEKKKKKRKSGEDVEHFQSGAVAEPLNDDAEKPKRRKKKRKKEEELVIPEQCEEEEEEEEASNRTLNTPPVSTDQLEESGNCLESAAASQETSESSSVKRKKQKKKRQSSSNAAARDEEEGVDVSLCMDDSVTSAKGSGTSLEKKKTIFEGFDVSYTPEENPKTVTNTQKPKEGLGDQNAEMVTKEKKKKKKKMSRKISEDTVAQSDDCVSVQEKDRKRASAFLVADAEENDARAHGEHNAEKPLVSAGDLEQLHDGVTKKKRKRKMSEEHNVDCEDPNRTCQGALLELIDTGLKRRKKPRMGNESRSVTPAERLESTADVDEGAVVSKKKKKKKKKKREDEPCHLIQEGPPTATEDAEPVRSTLRTCPSVSPKKKGKHGRGAEETPDLVGRASASPETLGNQALNDRTDEKKKKKKKMKSTDSVVLEGRSLTKSAESEPRENKKKERNEQSPVPIISETSPSTLQVSLDSIMKTKQRKVKRRLLNPSEDFLTDC, from the exons ATGGCCCGGGTGCCTGGTTCTCTAACTCGGTCTCGGACTCGATCTGATGCCATGGCTGAAGTCGTATCAGCGGAGTCGTACCCCGCTGTCCTCGAGTCATCCCCTCCAGGCTATGTGGAGAAAATATCGCGGTATTTTGAGTCATCGGTGGGACATAGCAAACAGGATAAAGTACCGGTATGTAACGGACCGGCAGAGGCAGAAAG TGACTCGGGAGACAGCCTGTTCTTAACTCAGAAGTCCGTCCCCGAGGCTGTGAGATCAAGACGACAACGCCGCCACAGCTTGAGGTCGACGCCCATATCTCCCAGGGATCTAGAAGAGCCGTCCAGAAGCGAAGACAGTCCATCGTCCTCCTCCCATGAAGAATCCAAAACGGAcaaagggaggaggagaaagaaataCACACTGCCAAAATACCATTTCCCTTTCCTCGCAAAGTGTAAGCACAGAAGCACGCTGTTACCTGTCCAGAACGCAAGCCTTCAC caTTATGTGATGGGAGGCTTCTTTAACTGTGTCAGAGACCTGTGGCAGGGCTATCAAAGACCACATCTGGAACCATCTTTACCAACCGTTGACGTGGATGGGCAGGACCTGTCTCCATTATCAGA GGAAGACGAGGAGAGGCCAGAAGATGAAGACATAAAAGTGGTG GAGAGGAAACATTTTGTGGCGCCATCAAAAGCAAAGAGCAAACAAACCTGGTGCAAGCCGGTGAAACagcagaggaggggggaggcTGGTACAGAGACCCCTGATCGCGGAGGGTCTTCAAGCCGAGTTCGGGGCCAGAGGGAGAGGAATGATGAACACAGAAACTTTACTCTACGTAGTAAAACGCCGAAGAGACGCCTCACCCGAGAAAACCAAGCAAGTGATAAAGAGCCGGGCAACTACAACGATGCAGTTTGTGAGCCGCGAAAGCCTCAGAGAAAGCACTCCACTCCAAAAACCACTGTAACAGAGCCTCAAACTGATGTTTCCCACGTAGAAGATCTGTTCCAGGCAGGACAGGCCGGGGACAGACCTGAAAGGCCAAGTCTCCCCCACAGTCTCTCAGATCTCTTAATTGACCCTAATAATGACAGCATACGCGATGAAGCCCAggtaaaaaagaggaaaaagaagaaaaggggaCATCATGGAAGTGGAGACGGAGGACAGAGCCAGAGTCAGGAAGAGCCGGGGGGTCTGCATGCTGGAACATCTGTAAACATGGATGTAGAAGAGACCCCCGGCCCGTCTGGGGATAACAGGGCAGAGACTCCTGCAACGCAGGCTAGTGATCAGGTGGAGTATAATGAAAGAAATGGGACGGAGAACATGTCCCGTGATGATAAAATACTGAGCCAGGAGGAGAGGGACATGCTCGATTCAAAAcacaagaggaagaagagaaaaaagaataaatcttCATCAGATGTTAGGCAGGACGTTGATGGAAGCTTTGAGTCTGATGTGAGAGCGGAGGAGTCAGTATTTACAGTGAGCTGTAACATGAAGGATGGTagcaaggagaagaagaagaagaagaggaaaagtggTGAGGATGTTGAGCATTTCCAGTCTGGCGCAGTTGCCGAACCCCTAAATGACGATGCTGAGAAaccaaagaggaggaagaaaaaaaggaaaaaagaagaggagcTTGTAATTCCAGAGCaatgtgaggaggaggaggaggaggaggaggcatcGAATAGGACTTTAAACACGCCGCCAGTGTCAACAGACCAATTAGAGGAGTCAGGGAATTGTTTGGAAAGTGCTGCAGCTTCTCAAGAAACATCCGAGTCCAGTTCTGTCAAAAGgaagaagcaaaaaaagaagcGACAGTCATCCTCTAATGCTGCTGCTcgagatgaagaagagggtgtaGATGTGAGCTTATGTATGGATGATTCTGTAACTTCAGCTAAAGGTTCAGGGACGtctctggaaaaaaagaagaccaTCTTTGAGGGGTTTGATGTCTCTTACACTCCTGAAGAAAATCCAAAAACTGTAACTAACACCCAGAAACCAAAGGAGGGTCTCGGAGATCAAAATGCTGAAATGGTGActaaggaaaagaagaagaagaagaagaaaatgagcAGGAAGATCTCAGAAGACACAGTGGCGCAAAGCGatgattgtgtgtctgtgcaggaAAAGGACAGGAAGAGGGCCTCGGCCTTCCTCGTTGCTGATGCAGAGGAAAACGATGCCCGGGCCCATGGGGAACACAACGCAGAAAAACCCCTCGTCAGCGCTGGTGACTTGGAGCAACTTCATGATGGGGTcacaaaaaagaagaggaagaggaagatgtCTGAGGAGCACAACGTGGATTGTGAGGATCCAAACAGAACATGTCAGGGTGCTTTGCTTGAACTCATTGACACAGGGttgaaaaggagaaagaaaccACGGATGGGAAATGAAAGTAGGTCAGTAACCCCCGCGGAAAGATTGGAAAGCACAGCTGACGTGGACGAAGGGGCTGTGgtgtcaaaaaagaagaagaagaagaagaagaaaaagcgtGAAGACGAGCCATGCCACTTGATCCAAGAGGGTCCTCCAACTGCCACTGAAGATGCTGAACCAGTTAGATCTACACTGAGGACCTGTCCCTCAGTTTCACCcaagaaaaaaggcaaacatgGTCGCGGTGCTGAGGAAACTCCGGATCTGGTTGGACGTGCTTCAGCATCTCCAGAGACACTTGGAAATCAGGCATTAAATGATAGGACCgacgagaagaagaagaagaagaagaaaatgaaatccaCTGATAGTGTTGTGCTTGAGGGGAGATCGCTGACCAAGTCTGCTGAGTCAGAGCCCcgagaaaacaaaaagaaggaaagaaatgaGCAATCACCTGTCCCCATCATATCTGAGACTTCTCCCTCAACATTGCAAGTGTCTTTAGACAGTATCATGAAAACCAAGCAGAGAAAGGTCAAGCGGAGACTGCTTAATCCCAGCGAGGACTTCCTTACA gactGCTAG
- the aspa gene encoding aspartoacylase, producing the protein MSSCLNEARRVAIFGGTHGNEMSGVTLVNLWVKNSAEIQRKRVETKPFITNPKAVEKCTRYVDTDLNRAFTPENLSAPGGDNLPYEVQRAQEINRLFGPKESPDAYDVIFDLHNTTSNMGCTLILESSKDHFNLQMMHYIKKAIAPASCLVLLTEHPLLQYSTSRSVAKHPVGLEVGPQPQGVLRSNIFEAMRVILKHALDFIELFNEGMEFPPCTVEAFRVLERIDYPRDANGNIVAMVHPNLQDCDWEPLNPGDPMFQTFDGKTIRYHGPGTVYPTFINEAAYYEKQQAFVTTRREALVASAIRKV; encoded by the exons ATGTCTTCATGTTTGAACGAGGCCAGGAGAGTCGCTATCTTCGGAGGGACTCACGGAAACGAGATGTCCGGCGTGACGCTGGTCAACCTGTGGGTGAAGAACAGCGCCGAGATCCAGAGGAAAAGGGTCGAGACCAAACCGTTCATCACCAACCCGAAGGCGGTGGAGAAGTGCACCAGATATGTGGACACGGACCTGAACCGAGCCTTCACCCCAGAAAACCTCAG TGCCCCGGGAGGAGATAACCTGCCCTATGAGGTCCAGAGAGCCCAGGAGATCAACAGGCTCTTCGGACCCAAAGAAAGCCCGGACGCTTACGATGTTATCTTCGACCTCCACAACACCACGTCCAACATGGGCTGCACTCTGATCCTGGAGAGCTCCAAAGACCACTTCAATCTGCAGATGATGCACTACATCAAG AAAGCCATCGCTCCAGCCAGCTGTCTCGTTCTGCTGACCGAACATCCTCTTTTGCAATATTCCACTTCCCGCTCGGTTGCCAAGCACCCCGTCG GTCTGGAAGTGGGTCCTCAGCCTCAAGGTGTTTTGAGGAGCAACATCTTTGAAGCTATGAGGGTAATACTGAAACACGCCCTGGACTTCATCGAACTCTTTAATGAAG GCATGGAGTTCCCTCCCTGCACAGTGGAAGCTTTCCGGGTCTTGGAGAGGATCGACTACCCCAGGGATGCCAATGGAAACATCGTCGCCATGGTGCACCCCAATCTGCAG GACTGTGACTGGGAGCCGCTGAACCCCGGTGACCCCATGTTCCAAACGTTCGATGGAAAGACCATCCGCTACCACGGCCCGGGCACCGTCTATCCCACGTTTATTAACGAGGCAGCCTATTATGAAAAACAACAGGCGTTCGTAACCACCAGGCGAGAAGCCTTGGTAGCGAGCGCCATCCGAAAAGTATGA